CATCGCGAAAGGTTTCACCGGGAAGGTGAAGGTTTACAACGAACTCTACAGCCTCAGCTACGGCTTGCCCTCGCCGGACGCCGATGTGGTGGCCAGCGTGCAGGAGAACGGCACCTTCCCCACGATCTTCGTGTATGAGAAGGGCGACAAGCTCGTCGATGGCAGCGTGGCGCCCAACAAACGCATCGGCCTGTTCCTAGGCCAGAATGCGGCCCCGGACTTCAACACCGCGCTCGACTTTGCGAACTTGACCGCCGCGGGCAAACAGTTGGTCCTTCAGACGGTGGATTACGCCGCCGGCGTCACCAGTGGCACCACCACTCCGCCACCCGTGACGCCTCCTCCAGCCGCCAGCAACATCATCTACGTGGAAGACTTCAACACCGAGGGCGAGGGCACTCGCTATACGGTCGAAGGCCGCGGCTTCGTGCCGAAGAATGGCCAGGCCGTCCCGGTGCCCGCGGGCACGTCCTACTGGACTCGCAATGTGGACGTCGTGGCCAAAGGTGAAGTCGTCGGCGTGCCCTTCCCCGCGCCCGCCCGGCGAGCCACGATGCTCTTCAATCACGGGCTTGATCCCGCCTCGCTCACCGCCGACGGCAAGAAACTGCTCGATGCCACGATCAAGTGGCTAACCGAGGGCAAGCAGAAGATGGTCGTGATGTTCAGCGCGCCGGCCGGCGCCGACAGCCTGGGCGACCAATACTTGATTTCGACGCTGACGGCCCAGGGCCATACCGTGATCGATGATGACACTTCCGTCACGCTGCCGGCAAAAATCACCGCCGACAAGGTGGACTTCATCATCAATTCCAGCACGGGTGGAGACCCCATCCGATTGGCTAACGCTACCGTGCCCTTACTGTGCTTCGCCAGCGATCTTGCCGGTGACATGCTTCTGGCCACTCGAGGATTGAATGACACGACCTTTGACCCCGGGGACGTCAAGATTGCCGCGACCACCCATCCCATCGCCGCCGGACTGCCGGCCACGATCAAATTTGTCAACGCCGCGCAGCCTTTCGACACTGTCGGGCTGGGGTTGCCCGCAGGATCAGTGACGGTGGCGACGTATCAATTCACGGATGACGCCGGGGTCGTCTCGACGCGTCCATTCCTGGTGGCCACGGAGAAAGGGGTCCAACTCCTGGGAGGTCTCATCAGCGGGATGGAAGGAACCGGATACTGGGCCGGGGCGGATTTGAATGAACCCAATATCTCCAACTCCACGTTCGGCACGATCAATGAACCCCGCAGCCTGACGCTGAAACCCGTCAACGTCACCGGCAAGACCAACCTTAAATTGACCTTGGCTTTGGCCGGCACAGAAGTCGATTTCGATCTCGGCGCCGACGACTTTTTCTCGATCAAAGTGGACCTCAAGAACACGGGTGAATTCATTGAACTGGCCAGGTACGGAGCCCCCACAGCCAACGAGAAATTCCTCGTTGAAAGAATTAAGGGCGGAGACGGAATGGGAGGACCAACTGATTTGGTGAAACCCGACTACACGAAAAGGGTGGGAATTGTCGCGAAGGAGTTCACCTACGACATTCCCGACGGCGCCACCCAGTTGGTCGTTCGCTTCGAGTCCAATTCGACCTTCTGGAACGAGATTGTCGCTTTCGACAACATCCGCATCCACACCGGTGCCCTGGCGGCGCCCAAGCCGCTCATCTCGATCAAGAGGGACGCCGACAAAGTCGTCGTGGAATTTGGCGGAGTGCTGCAAAGCGCCAATTCAGTCACCGGCCCGTGGACGGACGTGGCTGGAAACCCCAAGAGCCCTTACACCATCGAAAGAGGTTCGCAAGCAACCGCCCGGTTTCTCCGCGCACGCGCTCCGTAACGGACGCGCTTCACCTTCGGCGACCGAAGTGCCCTGGCTCGGTTGCCGAGAGAGAATCCAGCGCGCCTTCGTTAAGGTAGTTACAGTAAGGTGGGGCGAGGCTCCTGCCGAGCCAGTACCATCGACGAAAGGCTCGGCGGGAGCCGGCGGGAGCCTCGCCCCACCGCCGTTAATTAATTAGGACAACGCCTGGCAGGTTTGGCATTAACCTTCTTTCAACACGGTCATGGGATCCCGCATCGCGCCCCGTTTCGCCGGCCGCCAGATGGAGAGCAATCCCACGAAGCTCATTAAGACCAACACGGATAGAAGCGTCGCGGCATCAAACGGCTGCACGCCGTAAACCTGGTTCTGAAGAATTCTTGTGGCGCCAATGGCCCCGATCAGTCCGCAACCCAGGCCGATGCCCAGGACGCGGACGCCCTCCTTCAAGAACAGGCGAATGATGGAGCCTCGACTCGCGCCCACGGCCACTCGGATGGCGATCTCGCGTTCGCGCTGCTGCACGGTGTAAGTCGTCACCCCATAGATTCCAAGAGACGCCAAGAGCGCCGCGAAGACAGCGAAACCCGTCAGCATGGAAGTCAGGAAGCGCGTGCCCGCCCCTTTCC
This window of the Verrucomicrobiota bacterium genome carries:
- a CDS encoding FtsX-like permease family protein, which translates into the protein MSEDRKGAGTRFLTSMLTGFAVFAALLASLGIYGVTTYTVQQREREIAIRVAVGASRGSIIRLFLKEGVRVLGIGLGCGLIGAIGATRILQNQVYGVQPFDAATLLSVLVLMSFVGLLSIWRPAKRGAMRDPMTVLKEG